Proteins encoded in a region of the Diabrotica virgifera virgifera chromosome 4, PGI_DIABVI_V3a genome:
- the LOC126883730 gene encoding uncharacterized protein LOC126883730: MSKRQYIRRGVQQQEPQPHIFDLYQKPLFDNTIRKEEFRTYTPYIKSFNNSDVVEFIINQSDAFFGIHETLLEIKGSIEKVGDGVVSLAPNAGAFLFDTCTYIQSSHDMEIVRDPGVVSTIRSLLCYTPEDSKFLSTAGWNYPNNPHISGDNFSLLIPIKHIFNIFNDYNKLTYGRQVFRFVRARNDRDCILVKEPNATTTTTVSLTVSSMELKVKHVFPNDDMKIELMTPIKNNVPITIPFRKWELNELPSLTSGSRREIWSVKTTSSVERPRYVIVAFQTSKRDDIHADPTLFDHIRMSSVRLVINGEYWPNERMQLDFAKNDYAIAHYNYTEFFPSYTLSSTKHPILDYAAFKKYALFVFDCSKQDDTSFRSGTVDVKLEIEADEGFPAGTRAYCLIVHDSLLEYFPLTEVIKNII; this comes from the coding sequence ATGTCAAAACGTCAATACATTCGACGGGGGGTTCAACAGCAGGAGCCTCAACCTCATATTTTCGATCTTTACCAAAAACCTCTGTTCGATAATACTATTAGAAAAGAAGAATTTCGGACATATACACCATACATCAAATCATTTAATAATAGTGACGTTGTCGAATTTATCATAAATCAATCAGATGCATTTTTTGGGATACACGAAACGCTGTTGGAAATTAAAGGAAGTATAGAGAAAGTAGGTGATGGCGTGGTTTCTCTTGCACCGAATGCTGGAGCTTTCTTGTTTGATACATGTACGTATATCCAAAGTTCACATGATATGGAAATAGTTAGAGACCCAGGTGTAGTTAGCACTATTCGcagtttgttatgttatactcCTGAAGATTCCAAGTTTCTCAGTACTGCAGGATGGAACTATCCGAATAATCCACATATATCGGGAGACAACTTTAGTCTACTGATTCCGATAAAACATATATTCAACATTTTCAACGACTACAATAAATTAACCTATGGCCGTCAAGTGTTTCGATTTGTTCGAGCACGCAATGATAGAGACTGTATTCTAGTGAAAGAACCTAATGCTACAACAACAACAACAGTATCTTTAACTGTTTCCAGCATGGAACTCAAGGTCAAGCATGTCTTTCCCAATGATGATATGAAAATTGAATTAATGACTCCGATTAAGAATAATGTGCCGATAACTATACCTTTCCGTAAATGGGAGCTCAATGAACTACCTTCACTTACGTCAGGATCTCGACGCGAGATATGGAGTGTAAAGACAACTTCATCTGTTGAACGCCCACGCTATGTCATTGTGGCTTTTCAAACTTCTAAACGAGATGACATACACGCTGATCCAACGTTATTTGATCACATTAGAATGTCCAGCGTGCGATTGGTTATTAATGGAGAATACTGGCCTAACGAGAGAATGCAATTGGATTTTGCAAAGAATGACTATGCTATAGCTCACTATAACTATACGGAATTCTTTCCTAGTTATACTCTTTCCTCAACAAAACATCCCATCTTAGATTATGCTGCTTTCAAGAAATATGCCTTATTTGTTTTTGACTGTTCCAAGCAGGATGATACGTCATTCAGATCAGGAACCGTTGATGTTAAACTGGAAATCGAAGCAGATGAAGGTTTTCCGGCAGGCACTCGAGCCTACTGTTTAATTGTTCACGACAGCCTACTCGAATACTTTCCTCTAACAGAagttatcaaaaatattatttaa